One region of Metallosphaera sedula DSM 5348 genomic DNA includes:
- the agl3 gene encoding UDP-sulfoquinovose synthase, protein MKALILGIDGYIGWALALRLVAKGHEVAGIDNLSTRRFSAEVGSDSAFPLPSPKERVEAVKRKLGADIKFIVGDAKDKALLEETIRDFKPDVIVHFAEQRSAPYSMKDYEHAWYTLENNLKSTLSLLYAVSEIDPSIHILKMGTMGEYGTPNFDIPESAFVKAIIQGKEDTIPTPKWGGSYYHWSKIFDTFLILFKGKLSNLTVTDIMQGPVYGTRTEEITDEELRTRFDFDETWGTVINRYCVEAVLGLPLTPYGKGKQTRGFISLEDSVEALRLLIENPPKDGEYRVVNQFAEVYNVRQLAEIVKNAAEELGLKTDITHVKNPRVEAEEHYYNPEVKVLPSLGFKPKRNIRDETKVMIKDLLPYKERLESFKHVIMPKTVWK, encoded by the coding sequence AGGCTAGTGGCCAAAGGGCATGAGGTTGCAGGGATTGACAACCTTTCCACGAGGAGATTTTCGGCCGAAGTGGGATCAGACTCCGCATTTCCATTGCCGTCCCCAAAGGAAAGGGTAGAAGCGGTGAAGAGGAAACTGGGCGCTGACATTAAGTTCATTGTAGGAGACGCAAAGGATAAGGCATTACTGGAGGAGACCATTAGGGATTTCAAACCTGATGTGATAGTTCATTTTGCCGAGCAAAGATCGGCTCCCTACTCAATGAAGGACTACGAACATGCATGGTACACTCTCGAAAATAACCTGAAGTCCACCCTTAGCCTATTGTACGCAGTAAGCGAGATAGATCCTTCAATTCACATACTCAAGATGGGTACCATGGGTGAGTATGGTACCCCAAACTTCGACATACCTGAATCGGCATTCGTCAAAGCCATTATCCAAGGGAAAGAGGATACAATCCCAACCCCGAAGTGGGGTGGCTCATACTATCACTGGAGCAAGATCTTCGACACATTTCTTATCCTGTTTAAGGGAAAGCTCTCCAATCTCACCGTAACTGACATAATGCAGGGACCCGTTTATGGAACAAGGACGGAAGAGATAACAGACGAGGAGCTACGCACTAGGTTTGACTTCGACGAAACGTGGGGGACAGTGATAAACAGGTACTGTGTGGAGGCAGTACTGGGTTTACCCTTAACACCTTACGGTAAAGGGAAACAGACTAGGGGTTTCATTTCCCTTGAAGATAGTGTAGAGGCCTTAAGATTGCTCATAGAAAATCCACCCAAGGATGGCGAGTATAGGGTCGTGAATCAGTTCGCTGAGGTTTACAATGTGAGACAACTTGCCGAGATTGTAAAGAACGCTGCGGAGGAATTGGGGCTGAAGACTGATATAACACACGTGAAGAACCCTCGAGTTGAGGCCGAGGAACACTACTACAACCCTGAGGTAAAAGTTCTACCCTCACTTGGATTCAAACCTAAAAGGAACATTAGAGATGAGACCAAGGTTATGATAAAGGATCTCCTCCCATATAAGGAGAGACTGGAAAGCTTCAAGCATGTTATAATGCCAAAGACGGTGTGGAAGTAA
- a CDS encoding nucleotidyltransferase family protein — protein MKVEKAVITAAGKGSRMKYITSVLPKALLPLFRKEDGKFVMRPVIDLILDSLGEAGVTKPCIVVGNQGKLLVDYLAERGVTFVTQNVPRGFGDAVLRAKDFVGNDPFFVHADDGVLTGGYVEATKIFEEMEPDAVLMVRKVNNPQRYGVVTVEEVGETMNHKLLRVKEAEEKPKVPKSDLGISAVYIFSPRIMNALEQVDVKEGELELTYGISNILRQGGEVYAILLEKERWLNVGDPDNYFRALEFTYKI, from the coding sequence ATGAAAGTGGAAAAAGCAGTGATCACTGCGGCAGGTAAGGGCAGTAGAATGAAATATATCACTTCTGTACTACCTAAAGCCCTTCTACCCCTCTTCAGAAAGGAGGATGGAAAATTTGTAATGAGACCTGTTATTGATCTGATACTAGATTCCCTAGGAGAGGCTGGAGTTACGAAGCCTTGCATAGTGGTAGGAAACCAAGGCAAGCTACTCGTGGACTATCTCGCAGAGAGAGGAGTCACTTTCGTTACACAAAACGTTCCTCGGGGATTTGGGGACGCTGTGCTAAGGGCAAAGGACTTCGTGGGGAATGATCCCTTTTTCGTGCATGCCGATGACGGTGTGTTAACAGGCGGTTATGTGGAGGCCACTAAGATCTTCGAGGAAATGGAACCAGATGCTGTACTCATGGTCAGGAAGGTAAACAATCCCCAGAGATATGGTGTCGTCACAGTTGAGGAGGTGGGGGAGACAATGAACCACAAGCTTCTAAGGGTAAAGGAAGCTGAGGAGAAACCGAAGGTACCCAAGTCTGACCTAGGAATCTCCGCCGTTTACATCTTCTCCCCGAGGATCATGAACGCTTTGGAGCAAGTTGATGTGAAGGAGGGAGAGCTGGAACTAACCTATGGGATATCAAACATTCTCAGACAGGGAGGAGAGGTCTACGCTATTCTCCTAGAAAAGGAGAGATGGTTAAATGTGGGAGACCCAGATAATTACTTTAGGGCATTAGAATTCACATACAAGATATGA